The genomic stretch GTCGGTCTCACTCACGACCGCATACAGGGGGAGTTCCGCCGCACCCGGCGTGTAGAGGGAAAACGCGCCGTCGTTCTGCGCGCCAATCGGGCTGATCCTGGCGGCGGGATCGCTGATGGCACGCGCCGTCACGGTGCAGCCCAAGGTCAGGGCATCGACGACAGTACCGACACCGGCCGAGGCGATCCCTGCATCCTCGTTCAGCACCATGTCGAACCCGAGCTGGGTGTTGACTGTCCCAGGCGACACCTGGAAGGCTCCGCGCGTGCTGTAGCCGTAGAAGACCGTCCAGCCGACAGCACCACTGTCTGGGGCCGGCGGCGTTCCGAGCGAGAGCCGCACCGTGCCACGCACGTTCCCGATGGGAGGCTTCGGCACGGGCGCGGGCGTCAGGGTGTAGGTGAGGGTCACGGCTGTCGTGGACGTCACGGTAACGTATTGCGGCTCCGGCGTGTTATACCCCACGACCGGGTGGCCATCGACCCGCAGCGCTCTGCCCGCCGCCAGAGCTTCGAAGGTTTTGCTGCCCTCGATGGTGCCGTCGAAGACCACGGCCGATGTGATGGAATCGGTGATGACGACAGGAGCACTGGCCACGCCGCTGATCTTCACGTCGAGACGGGACATAGGCACCGGAGCCGGACTCGCCGGACACGCAGTGAGCAGGATCGACAGACCGACGGCCACACCGGACAGGGGCTTCATCTGGCACGACCATACCGCGAGAGCCCGACGATCCGGGGCGCATGTGAGGCAGGTACATCCCCTGAGGTCAGGATGTGCGCCGTCTCAACATCCAGAATGTTGAACCGCGTTCACGATTACGGCCCCGCGCCCCGCCAGGGCGTACGGTGGACTGGTACCGTCCACAATCTGCGCCTCTGACCGGCGGTACATGAGGAGGCATCCAGCATGGCCGATATCCTGCCCCCCGATACCCTCAAGGAGCGCCCGCCGACCCCGGCCGCGCTGCTGAGCAACCGTGAAAAAGACCGCCTGATCGAACGTGGCTTCCTGGGCCTGTACCGCTGGTACACCGCCCGCAGCCAGGAGACGCGCAACTGGAACCCGGATCGCAGCTTCGAGTGGCGCTCCATCCGTCAGGATCTGCCGCCCGAGCTGATCACCGTGATCCAGGGCTTCTTCGCCGTAGAGCAGTACGCGCCGGACTTCACGAGTTCCCTGATCCACCTCGTGAGACGCAGCCACGGCCGCTCGCACTTCCAGATGCGCTGGGGCAGCGAGGAGGAGAAACACGCCGATGCGTGGGAGAACGCCCTGCTGTTCACTGGCCAGCGCAGCCCGCAGTACATCGAGGAATACAAGCACCGCCTGAAGTCGCAGACGTGGGAACTGCCCTTCCCGGACGCGATTCACAATCTGGTGTACACCGTGTTCCAGGAGCGGGCCACGCAGCTGAACTACCTGAACATGATGAAGATCGCCCAGGGCAAGAGCGAGAAGCCGCACCTGGCGGGTGTGCAGGATCCGGTGCTGGCCAAGGTGGCCCAGACCATCGCCGTGGACGAGGCCGCGCATTACAACTTCTTCCTGGAAGGCGTGCGGATGTACCTGTATTACTACCCCCAGCAGACGCTGGAGGCGATCCGCAGCATCATCGGGCAGTTCTCCATGCCGGCCGCCACACTGATTCCCGACTGGGCGCAGTTCCAGGAGACCGTGTACCGCGCCGGGATCTACGGCCCCCGCGACTTCCAGCGCGACGTCATGCAGGTCGCCTTCCGGAACCTGGGCGTCGAGAGCCGCAAGGCGCTGGAAGAGGGCATCCGCAAGACGCGCGAGGTGCCGGACTTTGATGGCCAGAATCCGCGCACGACCGCCATCTGGGACACCTTCGACTACGGACAGATCGAGGGCGACGTCCGGCGGCTGCACGCGAAGATCGGCGACTACGAGAAGGAGATCGGCTTCGACCAGTACGACCCGACCGTGTTCGTCGAGAACCCCGAGGTGCCGGGGCGCGGCCAGCCGGAGCCCGGCGGTTCGGGGCAGGCCGCTGACGACTGAGTGCGTACCCTGTGCCTGACAGCCCTGGCCCCGCGCCGGGGCTGTTCCCGTTGACCGGGGCGTGACGTGCGAGCCTTATACCCTGTTCCCCATGCGCGTGCTTGAGGTCTTTCTGGTGTTCCTGCGGCTGGGCCTGACCAGTTTCGGCGGGCCGGTCGCGCACCTGGGGTACTTCCGGGCGGAAGTTGTACAGCGCCGCGCGTGGCTGACCGAGCAGGGCTACGCCGATGTGGTCGCGCTGGCGCAGTTCCTGCCCGGCCCGGCGAGTTCGCAGACTGGCTTCGCGGTGGGCCTGCTGCGGGCCGGGTGGCCGGGGGCACTGGCCGCGTGGCTGGGCTTCACGCTGCCCAGCGCACTGCTGATGACCGCGTTCGCGCTGGGCGTGACGCGTGTGGGAGACGTAACCGGAGCCGGGTGGCTCGCTGGCCTGAAGGTCGCGGCGGTGGCCGTGGTCGCGCAGGCGGTGGCGGGAATGTGGAGCACGTTGGTCACGGATCGCGTGCGGGTCGCGCTGGCGCTGGGCGTGGCCGCGTTGCTGGTGACGCTGCCGGGGGCCGGGTGGCAGATCGCGGTGCTGCTGGCGTGTGCCGTGATCGGGTGGCGCGTCCTCCCGGCGGGAAAGGTTCAGGAAGGGCACCTGCCGCCGGTGCCGGTGTCGCGCCAGACGGGCGTGCTGCTGCTCCTGACCTGCGGGGCGGGACTGGTGATCCTGCCGCTCCTGGCTCCGATGTCGCCCGCCTGGGCGCTGCTGGACGGCACGTACCGCGCCGGTGCCCTGGTGTTCGGCGGCGGGCATGTCGTGCTGCCGCTGCTGGAGACCGGATTCGTCCCCCAGTTCCTGGGCCACGAGACCTTCATCGCGGGCTACGGGGCCGCCAACGCGGTGCCGGGGCCGCTGTTCACCTTCGCCACCTACCTGGGCGCGGCGCAGGGGGCCGTCTCCCCTGCCCTGGGGGCCGTCCTGGCGACCGTCGGCGTGTTCCTGCCGGGCCTGCTGCTGATGGCCGGGGCGCTGCCGTTGTGGTCGGCGCTGTCGGCCCGGCCGGCGGCCCGGTCGGCCCTGGCCGGCGTGAACGCTGGCGTGGTCGGGCTGCTGCTGGCGGCGCTGTATTCGCCGGTCTTTACCGGGGGTATCCGGGGGCCGCGTGATCTGGCGCTGGCCCTGCTGGGATATGCGGCCCTCACAGCGGGGCGGGTGCCGGCGTGGGCCGTCGTACTGGGCTGTGCGCTACTGGGGCAGCTCATCCTGTAGGCCGTAAATCTCCAGAAAGCGGCGGACACGGGCCTCCAGCGTCTGCAGCGGCGCGACCTCGCCGCAGACCCAGTCCGGGGCATAGTTGCGGCAGACCTGCGGCCGGGTGGCGTAGATGGCGCACAGGCACCCGGCTCCCAGATGCACGCACGGCACGCCCAGCGGCTTGTCCAGCGCCGCGATGTCCGGGGCCGCGCAGCACGCACCGCAGGCCGTGCACCCCCGCACCAGCGTCGAGCGGGGGCCATAGCCGGCGGGCGGCAAGAAGGGGTCGGCCACTCAGCGCAGGTCGGCGGCAGCGGCCAGGAAGGCGTCGTTCTCGGCGGGAGTACCCACCGCCACGCGCAGGCAGCCGGCCAGCAGGTGCAGGCGATCCTGGCGGCGCACCACGATCCCGCGACTCAGGAAGTGCCGGTACGCGGCGTCGGCGTCCGGGGTGCGCAGCAGGAAGAAATTCGCCTGACTGGGCAGGGCCATGCAGGTCGGGTGATCGCGCAGCGCGTCCAGCATCCGGCCCCGCTCGGCCACGGCCTCGGTCACGCGCTCGTGGACATACGTGGGGTGCTCCAGGGCCACCTCCAGCACCGCCTGGGTCAGGGCGTTCATGGTGAAGGCCGAGACCAGCTTCTGGATGTTCGCGGCCAGTTCCGGCGCAGCCAGCGCGTAGCCGGCCCGCACGCCCGCGAGGCTCCAGGCCTTGCTGAAGGTGCGCAGGCTCAGGGCGTTCGGGTGCGCCTGCACCAGTGACCGGAAATCGCTGTGGCTGTACTGGTGGTACGCCTCGTCGATCACCACGACCCAGCCGTGGGCGGCCTCCAGCAGCGTCTGCACGTCAGCCTGGGCGTCCAGATGACCGGTCGGCGCGTGCGGCTGCGTGATGTACAGCACGCCGGGCGGCCGGGTGCGCAGTTCCCTCAGCAGGCCCGCCACCGGCAGCGAGAAGTCGTCGTTCAGGGCGACCTGCACCAGATTCGCGCCGAGCAGCTGGGCCTCCAGGGTGTACACGCTGAAGGTGGGATTCACAGTCAGCACCGTCTGCCCGATCCCGGCGAGTTCGGTGAGCAGCTTGATCAGCACGTTGCTGCCGGGCGTGACCACCACCCCGTGCTCGTCCCAGTCCTCCAGGGCAGCGATGCGGCGGCGCAGCTCATCGGCATGCAGGTCGGGATACCGGTTCCACGGGCGTTCCATCAGGCGGGCCACGGCCAGGGCCTTGAGGCGCTCGGGGAAGTCGTAGGGGTTCTCGTTCTGATCGAGTTTGATGGCCGCGTCGGTGGGCGTGAAGGGATAGGCAGGCACGTCACGCACGGCGCGGCGGATACCGGTCGGCGCGTCCAGGGGGGCAGCGTCCTGAGGAGCGAGGGGCGTGCGGGTCATGTGTCCAGTTCTACCACCGCGCCACAGGCCGTCCAGACGCGTCGTCCGGTCAGGCCAAACGGGCGTTTGGGCGCGTGCTACCCTCGGATCACCGCGCTCCGGGCGCGACCGCTCCCATGACCGATCCCGTCAAATCCCGCCGAGAACAGATCCTCGATTCCGCCAGCCGGCTGTTCTCGGAACGCGGCTACCACGCCACGTCCATGCGCGACCTCGCCAGCGAGCTGGGGATGCAGGGCGGCAGCCTGTACGCGCATATCAGCGGCAAGGAGGAACTGCTCGTCGAGATCGTGAACCGCGCGTCCCGGCAGTTCGACGCCGCGCTGTTCACCCTGCGGGACGTCCCCCTGCCGCCCGAGGACAAGCTGCGCGAGGCCATGCGCCGCCACATCCAGGTCGTGGCCGACAACATGGACAGCGCCACCGTGTTCTTCCACGAGTGGAAGCACCTGTCGCCCGCCGCCTACGCCCGCGTGACCAGCTGGCGCGATTCCATCGATGCGTTCTACCGCGAACTGATCACGGAGGGCGTCCATGCGGGCGCGTTCCGCCCCGATCTCGACCCGAAGTCGGCAGCCTATCTGGTGCTGTCGGCCGTGAACTGGGCGTACACGTGGTATCGGCCCGGCGGGCCCCTCACCCCCCGCGACGTGGCCGACACCTTCGCCGACATGCTGCTGCGCGGCCTGAGGGCCGAGACCACAGGAGCCCGCCGTGAGTAACCCTACCGTCACCGTCAAGATCCGCGAGGCGATCACCTACGCGCAGGGCCGCGCCGCCCGCCTGAACCGCACCCAGCAGCTGGAGATCGGCCCCGACCTGTTCATCCGCATCGCGCCCGGTGGGCGGCGCTTCCTGCTGTTCTGCCTGGACGGCGAGCCCGAACGCAGCGCTGCCGAGGCGATCGCCGCCGCGCTGGGCCTGAAGCACCCCGAGTACGGCTGGCACCAGGGCGAGACCCTGAGATCCCTGACTGTGATCGAGCCGGGATCGGACGTGGTGGCCGAGGCTCCGGGCACGGACGACGGCGGATAGCTTCTACCGCACGCCGAACCCGAAGCGCTCCATGACCTCGGCCGGCGTGCGTTTCGGGCGGCCACTGACCGGATCGACCCACACCCAGTCGGTGCGGCACTCGGCCAGCCGCACCCCCTGGGGCGGGTCACCGTCGTTCACGCGGTCGATCGTGTAGACCCGCACCGAGCGCAGGCCGGCACTCTCGGTCAGGAGGGTGCGGACGCGCACGTGGTCGCCCAGGACGGCCGGCACGTGGTACGTGATGCGGTGCTGCCGCGCGACGGGCACGGCCCCCAGCGCGGCCAGGGCGGGCGTGTCCATGCCCAGGCTGGCGGCATGCGCTCGGGCCACGCGCTCGCACCACGTCAGGTACACGACGTTGTTCACGTGCTCCAGTTCGTCCAGATCCTCAGGGCCCACCGTCAGGAACACCTCAAAACGGCGTGCCGGGATCAGTGCGTCCCAGTCGGCGTGGGCCTCGGGAAGCTCGCTCACGCCCCGTACAGCGCATTCACGGCCTGTGAACCCGCGATGTCCAGATCCGTGATGCCGCCCGCGTCGTGCGTGAAATACGTGACCTTCACCTTCCGGTATCCGATCAGGATGTCCGGGTGGTGATCCCCCTCCTCGGCGTGCGCGGCGACCCGGACGGCGAAGTCCACCCCCGCCTGGTACGTGTCGAACGCGAATTCGCGCCACAGCCGGCCGTCGTCGCCCCACCAGCCGGGGGCCTTGCGGGCCTGCACGTCACCGTCGGTCAGGAGGCGGTCTCGGTCATAGGCCATGCGGGGATCGTACGCCATGCCCCGAGGGTAGAAGGACGGCGCGGATCAGGGGATGAGTGGGGATGCGGTTCAAGTCAGGTGATTGAGGACGGTCAGCGCCAGCCCACGAGAGCCCCGTCCGGAAGCATCACGACGTTGGGCTCGTTCAGCAGCAGGCTCAGCGCCAGGAACTCGATCTCACTCGACACTGGCACGACGAGGTGACGGCCATCGGCGAGAGCGATCTCGATTCGCCGCTGATCCGTGACCGGTGACCAGATCTTGCGCGAGTGGGTGAGAGCGACGCCAGCGGTTCCAGTGATGCTCATGGTCATGTGATGTCTCCCTGGCCCGTCCCCTTCCGGATCGGGTTGATCGAGGATGCGCCGCAGGCAGTGACCGCGCCGTGACCGCCCAATCGTTCCCCCTCTCCCTGCGCTCCTTTGCGGGGCCGCGCTATCCTCTTTCCCTATGCGTGCCCAGCCAGCGCAGAGCGTCCTCAAGGGCACCGGACAGGGTGCGCTGCCGCCCATGCTGGAGCAGTACGTAACCATGCGCGACGAGGTGGCCGCGCAGCTCCCGCACGCGCTGCTGCTGTTCCAGGTGGGCGACTTCTACGAGACCTTCGGTGAGGACGCCGAGCGCGCCGCCCGGCTGCTGGGCATCGCCCTGACGCACAAGTCGAGCAAGGATTTCTCCACGCCCATGGCCGGGATTCCGCTGCGGGCACTCGACGGCAACGTGGAGAAGCTGCTCGCGGCGGGCGTGTGTGTGGCGGTCGCGGATCAGGTCGAGGAACCCGGCACGGGACTGGTCGACCGCAAGGTCACGCAGCTCCTGACGCCCGGCACCGTGACCGAGGAGCGGCACCTCGGCGTGGACGAAAACTACCTCGCGGCGGTGGCGACCGGTGACGGCTACGCGCTGGCGCTGCTGGACGTCTCGACCGGCGAGTTCCGCTGCGCGGCCTTCCACACGCGGCTGGCGCTGTACGACGAGCTGTCGCGCTGGCGGGCACGCGAGGTGCTGCTGGCCCCCGAACTGGCGGGCAACGCCGCGCTGCTGGCCGACTTCCAGGCCCGCTTTCCGGTCATGCTGTCGCCCGCCAATTTCGGCGAGGCCGGCTGCCGGAGCGAACTGGACACGGCGCTGGGCGAGGTGCCGGGCACCCTGTCCACCCCGGCCCTGCTGCGGGCCTGCGGCGCGGTGCTGGGCTACGCGCGGCTGACGCTCCAGGGGCAGCTGGGCATGGTGCGCCGGGTGGTGCGCTTCGAGCCCGGCGCGCACATGCGGCTGGCCGAGTCGTCCCTGCGGGCGCTGGAGGTCTTCACGCCGCAGTCGCCCCAGGGCGTGACCCTCATGGACATCCTGTGCCAGACCCGCACGGCGGGCGGGCGGCGGCGGCTGCGCGCGTGGTTGCGGGCCCCGCTGCTGGACGAGCTGAGCATCCGTGCCCGGCTGGACGCCGTGGAGGCGCTCACGCGGGCGGCCGATCTGCGCGGCGGCGTGCGGTCGCTGCTGTACCGCGCCCATGATCTGGAGCGGCTGGCGGCGCGGGTGGCGACCCGCCGGGCCACCCCGCGCGAGGTGGCGGCCCTGGCGCGCACCCTGGAACTGCTGCCCGAGGCGACCCGGCTGCTGGGCGAGCAGGTCGGGCTGCTGGGCGGCGTCCGGGCGCGGCTGTCGGCCCTGCCGGACGTGGTCACACGCATCCGGGCGGCGCTGGTCGACGACCCGCCCCTGCGCCTGGGCGACGGCGGCCTGATCCGCGACGGCTTCCACGCCGAGCTGGACGAGGTTCGCAGCGGCTCGCTGTCGCACCGGGCGTGGCTGGCCGAGCTGGAGGCCACCGAGCGCACGCGCACCGGCATCGGGTCGCTGAAGGTCGGCTACAACAGCGTGTTCGGCTACTACCTGGAGGTCACAGGATCACACCTGGGCAAGGTGCCGCCCGACTACCGGCAGGTGGCGACCCTGAAAGACCGTGCCCGCTTCACCCGGCCCGACCTGCGCGAGCGCGAGCGCGAGATCGCCCGGCTGGACGCGGCGGCGTCCCGGCTGGAGACCCAGGTCTTCACCGAGCTGCGCGACTCGCTGGCTGCCCATGCTGAGGCGCTCTCGGAGGCGGCGGGAGCGCTGGCCGAGCTGGACGTGCTGTCGGCACTGGCCGAGCTGGCGGTGGACTGCTCGTGGGTGCGCCCCCAGACCGTGCCGGACGCCGAGATCGCACTGACGCAGGCGCGGCATCCGGTCGTGGAGCGGGCGACCGGCGGGAAGTTCGTGCCCAACGACGCCGCGCTGGACGCCGGCCGCTTCCTGCTGCTGCTGACCGGGCCGAACATGGCGGGCAAGAGCACCTACCTGCGCACCGTGGCGATCTGTGCGCTGCTGCACCAGATCGGCTCCTTCGTGCCCGCCGACCACGCCCAGATGCCGGTGTACGACGCGATCCACACCCGGATCGGCGCGTCGGACGACCTGGCCGGGGGCCGCTCGACCTTCATGGTCGAGATGAGCGAGCTGGCCGCGATCCTGCACGGCGCGACCGCCCGCAGCCTGATCATTCTGGACGAGGTCGGGCGCGGCACCAGCACCCTGGACGGCCTGGCGATCGCGCAGGCCGCGCTGGAGCACCTGCACGCGACCGGCGCACACACCCTGTTCGCCACCCACTACTTCGAACTGACCCGGCTGGAGGCTGAGCTGCCGGGTCTCGTGAACCTGCACGTGGCCGCCGAGGAGGAGGCGCGCGAGGGCGGCAGCGGCGGCCTGACTTTCTACCATCAGGTCGTGCCGGGCGCGGCGCGGCACAGCTACGGCGTGGAGGTCGCGCGGCTGGCCGGGCTGCCGGGCAACGTCACGGCCCGCGCGGCGCGGCTGCTGACCGCCCTGAATGCGGGCGGCGACGACCGGACGCTCGTGCGCGAACTCGCCACGCTGGACGTGTCGCGCCTGACCCCCCTGCAGGCCCTGGAACTCCTGCACCGCTGGCAGCGCGAGATGAGTGGGAGCGCCGACACCGCGCCCACCCCGACCTGAACGTGCCCTGACGGGCAGCGGCTCAGCCCCGGAAGATCAGGTCGGGCCCCAGGTCGCCGATCCGGGCCTTGCCACACAGCGCCACGGCGAGCCGCAGTTCGTCGCGCAGCAGTTCCAGCATGTGCCGGACGCCCGCCTCGCCGGCCAGCGCCAGACCGTACAGCGCGGGGCGGGCCACGAAGACGGCGCTCGCCCCCAGCGCCACGGCCTTGAGGACGTCGGTGCCGCGCATCACGCCGCCGTCGAGGTAGATCTCGGCGCGGCCGGCCACAGCGGTCACGATCTCCGGCAGGGCGTCCAGGGCGGTCACGGCGGTGTCGAGCTGCCGCCCGCCGTGGTTGCTGACCCACACGTGGCAGCCGTGCTGCACCGCAAGGTCGGCATCCTCGGCCGTCAGCAGGCCCTTGAGGACGATCGGCAGGTCGGTCTGGGCCCGCAGCCACGCCAGATCGGCCCACGACAGCCCCGGATCGAGCAGCGAGTTGAAATAGCTCAGGTCGTCCAGATGCTCGCTGCCGGGCCGGCGCGGGCCGACGTTGGGCAACACCGTGCCCGGCTCGACATGGACAGGCGTGCGGATGATCGCCTCCCGCCGGCCCAGCTGCGGGGCGTCCACCGTGAGCACCAGTGCCCGCGCTCCGGCGGCGGTCGCCCGCTGGATCAGGGCGCGGCTCACCTCGCGGTCGCGGTACACGTACAGCTGGAACCACCACTGCCCCGGAGCGGCGAGCGCCACGTCCTCCAGGGATCGGTGGCTCAGGGTACTCAGGGTCATGACGCTGCCCAGGCCGGCAGCGGCGCGGGCCGTGGCGACCTCGGCGTCCGGGTGGGCCAGACCATGCAGGGCACACGGCGCGATGCCGACCGGGAAGGCCAGCGGCATGCCCAGCACCGTCGTGGACACGTCAACCTGCGACACGTCGACCAGCATGCGGGGCCGCAATTTCAGCGCGGCGTAGCCGTCCCGGTTGGCACGGACGGTCACCTCGTCGTTCGCTCCGCCCACGTAATACGCCAGGGCGGCAGGCGACAGGACGGCGGCGGCGGCCTCTTCCATCTCGCGGAGGTTCAGGTAGGGCAGAGCCATGGGTAGGTTCAGTCTGGCATGGGCCGCCACCGGGCGGGCCGTGCGGCCATTTGATGAAGGCCCGGCCGCCGGTGGTCGGGCCGCCGCCGGGCTGCACCTGCCAGGATGGAGACCCGGCAGGATGAAGGACGTGGGCCGACCCGGCCCGGAGGAGTGCCCCGTGAACACCGACGCCCTGGACGCCCTGCGTGCCCGTTACGGCGAGCAGCTCAGTACCGCCGCCCCCGTGCTGGAGGCCCACGGGCGCGACGAGAGCCACCCGACGATCCACCCGCCCCACGCCGTGCTGTTCGCCCACAGCGAGGCGGATGTGGTGGATGCCCTGCGGCTCGCCGTCACCCACGGCTTCCCGGTCACGCCCTTCGCGGTGGGCAGCAGTCTGGAAGGGCAGGTGATCCCGGTTCACGGCGGCCTGTCCCTCGACGTGAGCGGTATGAACCGGGTGCTGTCCATCGAGCCCGGCGGGTTCCAGGCGACCGTACAACCCGGCGTGACCTATCCCGAACTGAACCGGCAGACCCGCTCCCACGGCCTGTTCTTCCCGGTCGATCCCGGCGCCGAGGCCAGCCTGGGCGGCATGGCCTCCACGAACGCCAGCGGCACGGCGGCGGTACGGTACGGCACCACCCGCGACAATGTCCTGGAACTGCGCGTGGCCCTGATGGACGGCACCGTGATCCGCGCGGGCAGCCGCGCCCGCAAGACCAGCGCCGGCTACGACCTGAAACACCTCTTCATCGGTGCCGAGGGCACGCTGGGGGTGATCACGGAGCTCACGGTGCGCCTGTGGCCCCTGCCCGCCCACGTGACGGTGGTGCGCGGCACCTTCGCCACCGTGCAGGCCGCCGCGGCCTGCGCCGTGGCCATCATGAGCGCCGCGCTGCAGCCCGAGCGGCTGGAACTCATCGACGAGCACGGGATCCGCGCCGTGAACGCCTACGAGGGCACGGCCTACCCGGAGGTGCCGACCCTGTGGATCGAACTCGCGGCAGCCAGCGGAGGCGCCCTGGACGACGCGGTGGCCGCGTGCACCGACCTGTGCCGGGACGCCGGGGCACTGCACGTGGACACCGCCCGCAGCGCGGCAGAGCGGGCCGCACTGTGGGCCGCACGGCACCATGCGTATCCGGCGATGAAGGCGCTGCACCCCACTCACGCCCGGCTGAGCACCGACGTGTGCGTGCCGCTGCACCGCCTGCCCGACGTGCTCGCCGCCAGCCGTGAACGCTGCGACGCCGCCGGCCTCGACGCGACCTTCCTGGGACACGTGGGCGACGGAAACTTCCATGTGCTGTTCCACGCGGCCCCGGACGACGCCGCAACATGGGCCACGGTGAACGACGTGTACGATCACATGATCTCACTGGCGCTGGACGCCGGGGGCACGTGTTCCGGCGAACACGGGGTGGGGCTGCACAAGCGCACCCATCTGGCCCGCGAGCATGGGGACTCGCTGCACGTCATGCGCGGCGTGAAGGCCCTGCTCGACCCGCGTGGCCTGCTCAACCCCGGCAAGATCCTTCCCTGATCGCGGCACATGAGGCGATCTGCAACGCCCGGTATGCACCTCCATGAGCGGCAACCGGACGGCCACCCGCGGCCGCCCGTGCCCGTCTCCGGCGCGGCCGCAGGAGCAGCGATCCCGGCCGGCAGCGTGCCGGACGGTGCCGGGCGACGCACCGGGTGCACCGACTGGAGCCGCACGCCCTGCACTCCGCCTTGAGGAGGGCGTGAGGAGAAGCGCCGGAGCCAGTTGTGGGTCGGCTCACTTGCCTATGGCACCCACACACGACAGTGAGGTAGCCGGCCACGGAGATCACCGGGGTTCGCTGTGGAGGAGACCGATGTTCACTGCCCCCCGAGCCCCAGCCCATGCCCGAGACCGTCACCACACCCGCCCGGCCCGTGGTGTCCTGACGATGCTGCTGGGCAGTGTCCTGGCCTCCTGCGCCGCACCGGCCACGCCGGCCCCGACCCCAGCGCCCGCCGCGCCCCTGCAGCCCCAGACGGCGTGGGCCCCCCTGTTCAACGGCAGGGATCTGGGCGGATGGATGACGTGGCTGCCTTCGACCGGCGCCGGCCGCGACCCGGCCGGCATCTTCCGGGTTCAGGACGGCGAGCTGCGTGTCCTGCAGGTCGAGGACACCGGGGCGGAGCGGGACTTCGGCTACGTGGCGACCACCGCGCCGTACACCGACTACCGCCTGCGGCTCCAGTACCGCTGGGGCAAGACGACCTTCGCGCCCCGCAAGGATCTGCCGCGCGATGCGGGCATCCTGTACCACCTGACCGGCCCGGACACCATCTGGCCCAGTTCGATGGAGTTCCAGATCATGGAGGGCAACACCGGCGATCTGTGGGCCATCAACGGCACGAACCTGTCCACGACCGTGAGCAGCGGCAGCGACGGCGATCCCAGGTATGACCCGTTCGGGGAAGCGCTGACGACCCAGTTTCCCGCCGAGAGCTACAAGCGCGTGCAGCGGGCCACCGACGTGCCCGAGAATGCCAGCGGCTGGAACGACGTGGAACTGATCGTGTCGGGCGACGAGGCGGTGCAGGTCGTGGACGGTCAGGTGACGAGCCGCGTGACCGGCATCCGTGCCCCGGACGGCTCGGCCCTGCGGTCAGGCCGCATTGCCCTCCAGGCCGAGGGGGCCGAGGTCACCTACCGCAACATCGACCTGCGCCCGCTGGCGTATCTGGCCCCACCCACCGGCGCCACGGTGCTGCTGGCGTCCGGGGCCGACAGCGCCGCCGCGTGGCAGTCGCGCAGCGGCGGCGCGGCCGACTGGCCCGTGCAGGGCGGTCGCATGACGGTGCGCAGCACCGCGAAGCCGGGCGACGCCGCGAGCAGCAACGACCTGCGCAGCGCCGAGACCTTCGGGGACATGCACCTGCACCTGGAATTCAAGGTGCCGGTCACGCGTGGTGGCCTGCCCGAACAGGAGCGTGGCAACAGCGGCGTGTACCTCCAGGGGCGCTACGAGGTGCAGATTCTCGATTCCTATGGGCAGCCGCCGACCGGCCAGGACGACCTGGGCGCGGTGTACGGACAGCACGCCCCGGCCGTGAACGCCGCGCTGCCGTCCGGCGCGTGGCAGAGCTACGACATCGAATTCCGGGCCGCCCGCTGGGAGGGCACCCAGAAGACCGCCGACGCCCGCGTGACCGTGTACCTGAACGGTGAGAAGGTGCAGGACGACGTGGCCCTGAGTGGCAGCACACTGCTGGGCGAGCCGGAGGCCGCCTCGGACGGGCCGGTGGTCTTGCAGGATCACGGCAGCGAGGTGCAGTTCCGCAACATCTGGGTCGCGCCGCTGGAGGACTGACAGCGGTGTTCAATTCCGCGCCGGGGCTGAACGGATACCCC from Deinococcus sp. AB2017081 encodes the following:
- the mutS gene encoding DNA mismatch repair protein MutS, whose protein sequence is MRAQPAQSVLKGTGQGALPPMLEQYVTMRDEVAAQLPHALLLFQVGDFYETFGEDAERAARLLGIALTHKSSKDFSTPMAGIPLRALDGNVEKLLAAGVCVAVADQVEEPGTGLVDRKVTQLLTPGTVTEERHLGVDENYLAAVATGDGYALALLDVSTGEFRCAAFHTRLALYDELSRWRAREVLLAPELAGNAALLADFQARFPVMLSPANFGEAGCRSELDTALGEVPGTLSTPALLRACGAVLGYARLTLQGQLGMVRRVVRFEPGAHMRLAESSLRALEVFTPQSPQGVTLMDILCQTRTAGGRRRLRAWLRAPLLDELSIRARLDAVEALTRAADLRGGVRSLLYRAHDLERLAARVATRRATPREVAALARTLELLPEATRLLGEQVGLLGGVRARLSALPDVVTRIRAALVDDPPLRLGDGGLIRDGFHAELDEVRSGSLSHRAWLAELEATERTRTGIGSLKVGYNSVFGYYLEVTGSHLGKVPPDYRQVATLKDRARFTRPDLREREREIARLDAAASRLETQVFTELRDSLAAHAEALSEAAGALAELDVLSALAELAVDCSWVRPQTVPDAEIALTQARHPVVERATGGKFVPNDAALDAGRFLLLLTGPNMAGKSTYLRTVAICALLHQIGSFVPADHAQMPVYDAIHTRIGASDDLAGGRSTFMVEMSELAAILHGATARSLIILDEVGRGTSTLDGLAIAQAALEHLHATGAHTLFATHYFELTRLEAELPGLVNLHVAAEEEAREGGSGGLTFYHQVVPGAARHSYGVEVARLAGLPGNVTARAARLLTALNAGGDDRTLVRELATLDVSRLTPLQALELLHRWQREMSGSADTAPTPT
- a CDS encoding FAD-binding oxidoreductase, whose amino-acid sequence is MNTDALDALRARYGEQLSTAAPVLEAHGRDESHPTIHPPHAVLFAHSEADVVDALRLAVTHGFPVTPFAVGSSLEGQVIPVHGGLSLDVSGMNRVLSIEPGGFQATVQPGVTYPELNRQTRSHGLFFPVDPGAEASLGGMASTNASGTAAVRYGTTRDNVLELRVALMDGTVIRAGSRARKTSAGYDLKHLFIGAEGTLGVITELTVRLWPLPAHVTVVRGTFATVQAAAACAVAIMSAALQPERLELIDEHGIRAVNAYEGTAYPEVPTLWIELAAASGGALDDAVAACTDLCRDAGALHVDTARSAAERAALWAARHHAYPAMKALHPTHARLSTDVCVPLHRLPDVLAASRERCDAAGLDATFLGHVGDGNFHVLFHAAPDDAATWATVNDVYDHMISLALDAGGTCSGEHGVGLHKRTHLAREHGDSLHVMRGVKALLDPRGLLNPGKILP
- a CDS encoding alpha-hydroxy acid oxidase, whose translation is MALPYLNLREMEEAAAAVLSPAALAYYVGGANDEVTVRANRDGYAALKLRPRMLVDVSQVDVSTTVLGMPLAFPVGIAPCALHGLAHPDAEVATARAAAGLGSVMTLSTLSHRSLEDVALAAPGQWWFQLYVYRDREVSRALIQRATAAGARALVLTVDAPQLGRREAIIRTPVHVEPGTVLPNVGPRRPGSEHLDDLSYFNSLLDPGLSWADLAWLRAQTDLPIVLKGLLTAEDADLAVQHGCHVWVSNHGGRQLDTAVTALDALPEIVTAVAGRAEIYLDGGVMRGTDVLKAVALGASAVFVARPALYGLALAGEAGVRHMLELLRDELRLAVALCGKARIGDLGPDLIFRG